One genomic segment of Hordeum vulgare subsp. vulgare chromosome 2H, MorexV3_pseudomolecules_assembly, whole genome shotgun sequence includes these proteins:
- the LOC123427379 gene encoding B-box zinc finger protein 20-like: MKVQCDVCEAEAATVFCCADEAALCGACDRRVHRANKLAGKHRRLSLLDPSPSSSSSPSSKSPLCDICQEKRGFLFCKEDRAILCRECDVKVHTVSELTRRHGRFLLTGVRVSSAPAETPAPSGLEEEENSTSPCDADDSCSGDASASASDGSSISEYLTKTLPGWHVEDFLLDDAAVDVSSNNKPYHQGGGQQEGYPAWAGHGQVIGGVVVAAGERARQELWVPQMHAEAGWAGSKRPRASSLGSSSYW; this comes from the exons ATGAAGGTGCAGTGCGACGTGTGCGAGGCGGAGGCGGCCACCGTCTTCTGCTGCGCCGACGAGGCCGCGCTGTGCGGCGCGTGCGACCGCCGCGTCCACCGCGCCAACAAGCTCGCCGGCAAGCACCGCCGCCTGTCCCTCCTCGACCCGTCTCCATCCTCCTCATCATCGCCTTCCTCAAAGTCGCCCCTATGCGACATCTGCCAG GAGAAGAGGGGGTTCCTGTTCTGCAAGGAGGACAGGGCGATCCTGTGCCGGGAGTGCGACGTGAAGGTGCACACGGTCAGCGAGCTGACGAGGCGGCACGGCCGGTTCCTGCTCACCGGCGTGCGGGTCTCGTCGGCGCCGGCGGAAACCCCCGCGCCGTCGGGtctggaggaggaagagaacagcACCAGCCCCTGCGACGCCGACGACTCCTGCAGCGGCGATGCCAGCGCCAGCGCGAGCGACGGCAGCAGCATCTCCGAGTACCTGACCAAGACGCTGCCCGGGTGGCACGTCGAGGACTTCCTCCTGGACGACGCCGCCGTCGACGTCTCCTCGAACAACAAGCCGTATCATCAG GGAGGAGGGCAGCAAGAAGGGTACCCGGCGTGGGCGGGCCATGGGCAGGTGATCGGTGGCGTGGTTGTCGCCGCGGGTGAGCGGGCCAGGCAAGAGCTGTGGGTACCGCAGATGCACGCAGAGGCGGGGTGGGCCGGCAGCAAGCGACCTAGGGCGTCGtctctcggctcctcctcctACTGGTGA